A stretch of Aphelocoma coerulescens isolate FSJ_1873_10779 chromosome 1A, UR_Acoe_1.0, whole genome shotgun sequence DNA encodes these proteins:
- the SLC16A8 gene encoding monocarboxylate transporter 3 gives MGRPDPEEGQLPAPVKPPDGGWGWIVLLGCFVITGFSYAFPKAVSVYFKELMKDFHVGYSDTAWISSIMLAMLYGTGPVCSIMVNQFGCRPVMLIGGLLASAGMILASFTTNIIELYLTAGVLTGLGMALNFQPSLIMLGTYFDKRRPLANGLAAAGSPVFLSSLSPLGQVLLEKFGWRGGFLIMGGLLLNCCTCGAVMRPLDMGMKRKMGKAQDKYEAKEMLPIGGKSEEGISTTDGTKKGKKAKKKPKKGKKLLDFSIFSNRGFIIYTISKFILVLGLFVPPILLVNYAKDTGVPDTEAAFLLSIIGFIDIFARPACGMVAGLKWVRPHVAYLFSFSMLFNGLTDICSARASNYTGLVIFCVFFGISYGMVGALQFEVLMAIVGSQKFSSAIGLVLLIEAFAVLIGPPSAGRLVDALKNYEVIFYLAGSEVVLSALFLGVASYCCLNRGKKEPPPENNPSAGGGSDTEEAESDVQEAEEHSSNNHQPAHSTDNAMVAANEEANHVAEEQSGEGGGCPTGDGEVLARDGCNADQMVERDSF, from the exons ATGGGGAGACCTGACCCAGAGGAAGGGCAACTCCCAGCTCCTGTGAAGCCCCCGGATGGTGGCTGGGGCTGGATCGTGCTCCTTGGCTGCTTTGTGATCACTGGCTTCTCCTATGCCTTCCCAAAAGCCGTCAGTGTCTACTTCAAGGAGCTCATGAAAGATTTCCACGTGGGCTACAGTGACACAGCCTGGATCTCCTCTATCATGCTGGCCATGCTCTATGGGACAG GACCAGTATGCAGCATCATGGTGAACCAGTTTGGCTGCCGGCCTGTGATGCTCATCGGCGGGCTGCTAGCTTCTGCTGGGATGATCCTGGCATCTTTTACCACCAATATCATTGAGCTTTATCTGACAGCTGGTGTGCTGACAG GTCTAGGTATGGCATTGAACTTCCAGCCCTCCCTGATCATGCTGGGCACCTACTTTGACAAGCGTCGGCCTCTCGCCAATggactggctgctgctgggagcccggtcttcctttcctccctctctccactGGGGCAAGTGCTGCTGGAGAAGTTTGGTTGGCGAGGAGGGTTCCTTATCATGGGGGGCCTTCTGCTTAACTGCTGCACTTGTGGGGCAGTCATGAGACCCCTGGATATGGGCATGAAGCGGAAGATGGGGAAAGCTCAGGACAAATATGAAGCCAAGGAGATGCTGCCCATAGGAGGGAAATCAGAGGAGGGAATCAGCACCACTGATGGAACCAAGAAAGGCAAGAAAGCCAAGAAGAAGcccaagaaaggaaagaagcttCTGGATTTTAGTATCTTCTCCAACCGAGGGTTTATCATTTACACTATTTCAAAGTTCATCCTGGTCTTGGGTCTCTTCGTGCCCCCCATATTGCTGGTCAACTATGCCAAGGACACAGGCGTACCAGACACAGAGGCCGCGTTCTTGCTCTCCATCATTGGTTTCATAGACATCTTTGCCCGCCCCGCCTGTGGCATGGTGGCAGGGCTGAAGTGGGTCCGCCCTCATGTGGCATATCTGTTCAGCTTCTCCATGCTCTTCAACGGCTTGACAGACATCTGCAGTGCCAGGGCTAGCAACTACACGGGGCTGGTCATCTTCTGCGTCTTCTTCGGCATCTCCTACGGCATGGTGGGGGCGCTGCAGTTCGAGGTGCTGATGGCCATTGTTGGCTCCCAGAAGTTCTCCAGCGCCATCGGGCTGGTCCTGCTTATCGAGGCTTTCGCCGTGCTCATCGGCCCACCCTCTGCAG GCCGCCTGGTTGATGCTCTCAAGAACTATGAGGTGATCTTCTACCTGGCGGGCTCAGAGGTCGTGCTCTCTGCTCTCTTCCTGGGTGTCGCCAGCTACTGCTGCCTGAACcgagggaagaaggagcctcCCCCAGAGAACAACCCCTCTGCTGGAGGTGGGAGTGACACTGAGGAAGCAGAGTCCGACGTGCAGGAAGCTGAGGAACACAGCAGCAACAACCACCAGCCGGCCCACAGCACTGACAACGCCATGGTGGCGGCCAACGAGGAGGCCAACCACGTGGCAGAGGAGCAGAGTGGGGAGGGAGGTGGCTGTCCCACAGGGGATGGGGAGGTGTTGGCACGAGACGGCTGCAACGCTGACCAGATGGTGGAGAGGGACAGTTTTTAG